In Fibrobacter succinogenes, the following are encoded in one genomic region:
- a CDS encoding ATP-dependent 6-phosphofructokinase, with amino-acid sequence MTQDDIIKNPLDYDLSIETVGKGTLKSPMNGVPFVSENDKVSLTTDVNLISDYLAKGIPVPSLEVAGPRQTIFHDPAWTRAGIVTCGGLCPGLNNVIKGLVQVLWFDYGVRNIFGIPYGYRGLNPNYGYSPIVLDPDVVDAIQEDGGTILGSSRGMQDPAVMVDTLMRLNINVLFCIGGDGTLRGAHAIAEEVKKRKQPISIIGIPKTIDNDLNLIDRTFGFETAVLSATDVITSAHIEANGAFNGLGLVKLMGRDSGFIAAYASLATTVVNICLVPEVPFTLDGLFKALESRYASGKTHAVIAVAEGAGQELFKNQEERRDASGNILKNDIGEFLTKKIKEHFDSVGKEINIKYFDPSYTVRSIPAKGTDAIFCFQLAESAVHAGMAGKTDMVVGSMNNVFSHVPIEYAVSERKKINPNGTLWHAVLGITRQQDYFSGKGKRSK; translated from the coding sequence ATGACTCAGGACGATATCATCAAGAATCCGTTGGATTATGATCTTTCCATTGAAACCGTTGGCAAGGGCACGCTTAAGTCCCCGATGAACGGCGTTCCTTTCGTTTCTGAAAACGATAAAGTCAGCCTTACCACTGACGTCAATCTCATCTCTGATTACTTAGCGAAGGGCATCCCGGTACCTTCACTCGAAGTGGCCGGCCCTCGACAGACAATTTTCCACGACCCCGCCTGGACGCGCGCAGGTATCGTAACTTGCGGAGGCCTCTGCCCAGGCCTCAATAACGTGATCAAGGGCCTTGTACAGGTGCTCTGGTTCGACTACGGCGTAAGGAACATCTTCGGTATCCCGTACGGCTACCGCGGCCTGAACCCGAATTACGGCTACTCCCCCATCGTGCTTGACCCGGATGTGGTCGACGCCATCCAGGAAGACGGCGGTACGATTCTCGGTAGCTCCCGCGGCATGCAGGACCCGGCAGTCATGGTCGATACGCTCATGCGCTTGAACATCAACGTATTGTTCTGCATCGGCGGTGACGGTACGCTCCGCGGCGCACACGCCATTGCCGAAGAAGTCAAGAAGCGTAAGCAGCCCATCTCGATTATCGGCATCCCGAAGACGATCGACAACGACTTGAACCTGATTGACAGAACGTTCGGTTTTGAAACCGCCGTGCTTAGCGCTACAGACGTGATTACAAGCGCGCATATCGAAGCTAACGGAGCATTCAACGGTCTTGGCCTCGTAAAGCTCATGGGCCGCGATTCCGGCTTTATTGCCGCATACGCATCGCTTGCGACAACAGTTGTGAACATCTGCCTCGTCCCCGAAGTCCCCTTTACGCTCGATGGGCTTTTTAAGGCTCTTGAAAGCCGATACGCCAGTGGCAAGACGCATGCCGTGATTGCCGTCGCCGAAGGCGCCGGACAGGAACTTTTCAAGAACCAGGAAGAACGCCGCGATGCTAGCGGCAACATTCTGAAGAACGATATCGGTGAATTCCTGACCAAAAAAATCAAGGAACATTTCGACAGCGTCGGCAAGGAAATCAACATCAAGTACTTCGACCCGAGCTACACGGTGCGTAGCATCCCCGCCAAAGGCACAGATGCCATTTTCTGCTTCCAACTCGCCGAAAGTGCCGTACATGCAGGCATGGCAGGCAAGACGGACATGGTCGTTGGCAGCATGAACAACGTTTTCTCGCACGTGCCTATCGAATACGCCGTCAGCGAACGCAAGAAAATCAACCCCAACGGAACCCTGTGGCACGCCGTTCTCGGTATCACTCGCCAACAGGACTATTTCTCCGGCAAGGGCAAACGCAGCAAGTAA
- a CDS encoding Rpn family recombination-promoting nuclease/putative transposase — MNQGQILFRNHDGFFHYVYGVPKNAKTLLNICRKNSHDLDRILSDVDLDTLVRLPGSYNEVGERGEADIAFKAHILNGGEINVGILMEHKSKRKKNVLNQVGRYALRVIMDHDDEIFSWIPTKAVIIYNGPTEWDPLAEFRKKARAKFQGNELPFECVLVNLANIDESVCLESDTPSAAIGAIAMKYAFNPEGFKAVIPIVEKMLQKMPSDEQTTLIEKIILYLGEYIDEFAVEELQMAWKSIGQRMGFVSAGDARRAAEKEGRRDGFKKGHAEGHAEGRAEGRAEGRTEGHAEGLTEGQNNAFDAMRKIGIPEEKIQEAKALLKS; from the coding sequence ATGAATCAAGGACAAATTCTATTTCGCAACCATGATGGATTCTTCCATTACGTGTACGGCGTTCCAAAAAACGCTAAAACTCTGTTGAACATCTGCCGCAAAAACAGCCATGATCTTGATCGAATTCTTTCCGATGTCGATTTAGACACGCTTGTGCGCTTGCCGGGGTCGTACAACGAAGTGGGCGAACGCGGTGAAGCCGATATCGCATTCAAGGCTCACATTTTGAACGGTGGGGAAATCAACGTTGGCATTCTCATGGAACACAAATCTAAAAGAAAAAAGAACGTGTTAAATCAAGTGGGTCGCTACGCCCTTAGGGTCATCATGGATCATGATGACGAAATTTTCAGTTGGATTCCCACAAAAGCGGTTATCATCTACAACGGCCCTACAGAGTGGGATCCATTGGCAGAATTCCGTAAAAAAGCTCGTGCCAAGTTTCAAGGAAATGAACTACCTTTCGAATGCGTTCTTGTAAATCTCGCGAACATAGATGAATCAGTCTGTCTCGAATCGGACACACCCTCTGCAGCCATCGGGGCAATTGCGATGAAATACGCCTTTAACCCAGAAGGGTTTAAGGCTGTAATTCCGATTGTGGAAAAAATGCTTCAAAAAATGCCGAGCGACGAGCAGACTACTCTTATCGAAAAAATCATATTATATTTAGGTGAGTATATTGATGAATTTGCTGTGGAGGAACTTCAAATGGCATGGAAAAGTATCGGACAGAGAATGGGCTTTGTAAGCGCAGGCGATGCCCGCCGTGCCGCTGAAAAAGAAGGACGTAGAGACGGATTTAAGAAAGGACATGCCGAAGGACATGCCGAGGGACGCGCTGAAGGACGCGCTGAAGGACGCACAGAGGGGCATGCAGAAGGTCTCACCGAAGGACAGAACAACGCATTCGACGCGATGCGCAAAATCGGCATTCCCGAGGAAAAAATTCAAGAAGCCAAGGCTCTGCTAAAATCCTAA
- a CDS encoding TIGR02147 family protein, whose protein sequence is MRPIVEYNDYRVYMADFYEERKRTSAFTWREFARIAGFTSPSYLKLVCDGKSSLSRVAMNRVAVAMGLVGYEIDYFEAMVNFVNAQKDDVKKEYLDKMAAISAANKVRLIDENAFEYYESWRNPVVRELAPMMPGAMPGEIAKKCCQTVSAQEVRKSLNFLENAGFLKQTRENVYEQTDKAVAGSKEALPFAIRMMHREMGRLGIESIDQFNAEDRHVAGVTLGVNREGYEEIVKELEACRKKIISIAASCGKLDQVYRLNLQFFPLSKKVKGKLEE, encoded by the coding sequence ATGAGACCGATTGTTGAATATAATGATTACCGGGTCTATATGGCCGACTTTTACGAAGAACGCAAGAGAACATCGGCGTTTACTTGGCGAGAGTTTGCAAGGATTGCTGGTTTCACATCTCCTTCGTATTTGAAACTTGTGTGTGATGGCAAGAGTTCCCTGAGTCGTGTGGCGATGAATCGTGTGGCGGTCGCCATGGGTCTTGTTGGGTATGAAATTGATTATTTCGAAGCGATGGTGAATTTTGTCAATGCACAAAAAGATGATGTGAAAAAGGAGTACCTTGACAAAATGGCGGCTATTTCAGCTGCAAACAAAGTGCGCTTGATTGACGAGAACGCTTTTGAGTATTATGAAAGTTGGAGAAATCCAGTAGTGCGTGAACTTGCCCCGATGATGCCGGGAGCTATGCCAGGAGAAATCGCCAAAAAATGTTGCCAGACAGTTTCGGCGCAAGAGGTTCGCAAGTCTCTCAATTTTCTTGAAAATGCAGGTTTCCTTAAGCAGACTCGTGAAAATGTTTATGAGCAAACGGATAAGGCTGTTGCTGGTTCCAAAGAAGCCCTGCCGTTTGCAATCCGCATGATGCACCGTGAAATGGGGCGCCTTGGAATAGAATCTATTGATCAGTTCAATGCCGAAGATCGTCATGTCGCTGGCGTTACATTGGGCGTGAATCGCGAAGGTTACGAAGAAATCGTGAAAGAGCTGGAAGCATGCCGCAAGAAAATTATTTCGATAGCGGCGAGTTGCGGAAAGCTTGATCAGGTTTACAGGCTAAATTTACAGTTTTTCCCGCTATCGAAAAAGGTCAAGGGAAAATTGGAGGAGTAA